A stretch of the Terriglobales bacterium genome encodes the following:
- a CDS encoding Crp/Fnr family transcriptional regulator has product MPTAKPINAIETLRKVAIFADLSEAELQFLAERAVPRDYKAGELAFSEGQPCAGLFIVETGKLRIFKSSPSGREQVLSMEGPGASVAELPVFDGGNYPASTSAAVDTRVLFVSKQDFYSLCLVHPKVALKVLKVVGARLRRLVGIIEELSFTTVRSRLVSFLLRLAKEGKKTARGTEASLPASNQELASHIGTVRELVSRNLSRLQAEGLVMVEGKTLIVPSLAKLEAELEGSE; this is encoded by the coding sequence ATGCCGACAGCCAAGCCGATCAACGCAATCGAAACCCTTCGTAAAGTTGCCATCTTCGCCGACCTATCAGAAGCAGAGCTCCAGTTCCTGGCAGAACGCGCCGTGCCGCGCGATTACAAGGCTGGCGAGCTCGCCTTTTCGGAAGGCCAGCCATGCGCCGGACTGTTCATCGTGGAAACGGGCAAGCTGCGCATCTTCAAGAGTTCACCTAGCGGACGCGAGCAGGTTTTGTCGATGGAAGGACCCGGTGCCTCCGTCGCGGAATTGCCCGTGTTTGACGGCGGCAATTATCCGGCTTCGACCTCGGCCGCCGTGGATACGCGCGTGCTGTTCGTCAGCAAACAGGATTTCTACTCTCTCTGCCTGGTACATCCAAAGGTCGCCTTAAAGGTGTTGAAAGTCGTTGGCGCTAGACTTCGACGCCTGGTCGGAATCATCGAGGAACTTTCGTTCACGACAGTCCGGTCGCGACTGGTTTCCTTCCTCTTGCGCTTGGCTAAAGAAGGCAAGAAGACCGCGCGTGGCACGGAGGCTTCATTGCCGGCCAGTAACCAGGAGTTGGCATCGCATATCGGAACGGTTAGGGAACTGGTGTCGCGCAACCTGAGCCGCCTTCAAGCCGAAGGGCTGGTCATGGTTGAAGGTAAGACCCTGATCGTTCCCAGCCTGGCAAAGCTCGAGGCTGAGCTCGAGGGCAGCGAATAG
- a CDS encoding NapC/NirT family cytochrome c, with protein sequence MSENPEVQGPESAAVNTPPPLTRNLISLLGMAIALVAAANIAFLVFLDFMAQSPSPYIGIFAYMLMPGLMIFGLLLIPVGMLIERSRRRKRAPSVIPKFPRIDLNNPKQRASFAAVVTFSVVFIAISAAGSYRAYEFTDSVQFCGQLCHEVMKPEFVAYQQSPHARVACVECHVGAGAGWYVKSKLSGAYQLYAVAFNKFPRPIPTPVANLRPAPETCEQCHWPKKFHGAQLKEFTHYGNDEKNTPRQIQMLIKTGGGDPSMGATSGIHWHMNINNEITYVSTDAQRQVIPWVQAKDRLTGKTTIYSVKDVSQEEIAKGNSRRMDCVDCHNRPTHIYVPPDRSVDNALVAGRLDVSLPYIKQQAVTVLTGSYKTNDEAVRAIQTELEKFYTEKYPDIWKSRQGAVRAAISEVQRIYETTIFPEMKVDWRVHPNNVGHFYSSGCFRCHDGNHVSAEGKVITKDCNVCHTIMAQMESGKQLIQVAEGAKFTHPVDLGDLGAVNCADCHTGGVGP encoded by the coding sequence ATGTCAGAGAACCCGGAAGTACAGGGACCCGAATCCGCCGCTGTAAATACTCCGCCACCATTGACCCGGAACTTGATCAGTCTTCTGGGCATGGCGATTGCATTGGTCGCTGCCGCGAACATCGCATTTCTGGTGTTCCTGGACTTCATGGCGCAGAGCCCCAGTCCTTACATTGGGATCTTCGCCTACATGTTGATGCCCGGGCTGATGATATTTGGCCTGTTGCTGATTCCGGTCGGCATGCTGATCGAACGCAGCCGGCGCCGTAAACGCGCGCCCAGTGTCATCCCTAAGTTTCCGCGAATCGACCTGAACAACCCCAAGCAGCGCGCTAGTTTTGCGGCGGTCGTGACCTTTTCGGTGGTCTTCATAGCGATTAGTGCGGCTGGTAGTTACCGGGCCTACGAGTTCACGGATTCTGTGCAGTTCTGCGGCCAACTCTGCCACGAGGTGATGAAGCCGGAGTTTGTTGCTTACCAGCAGTCCCCTCATGCGCGAGTCGCATGCGTGGAGTGCCACGTGGGTGCGGGCGCCGGTTGGTATGTGAAGTCGAAACTGTCCGGTGCGTATCAGCTATATGCGGTGGCGTTTAACAAGTTCCCGCGGCCGATTCCCACACCCGTCGCGAATCTGCGCCCGGCACCCGAGACGTGCGAGCAGTGCCATTGGCCGAAGAAGTTCCATGGCGCACAGTTGAAGGAATTTACGCATTACGGTAATGACGAAAAGAACACGCCGCGCCAGATCCAGATGCTGATCAAGACTGGCGGTGGCGATCCTTCGATGGGCGCAACTTCGGGCATTCACTGGCACATGAATATCAACAACGAGATCACCTACGTGTCGACCGATGCGCAGCGCCAGGTGATCCCATGGGTGCAGGCGAAGGACAGGCTAACGGGTAAGACCACGATTTACTCAGTCAAGGATGTGAGCCAGGAAGAGATCGCAAAAGGAAATTCGCGTCGTATGGACTGTGTAGATTGCCACAATCGTCCGACGCATATTTACGTACCGCCCGATCGGTCTGTGGATAACGCCCTTGTTGCTGGACGTTTGGATGTGAGCCTCCCGTATATCAAGCAGCAGGCTGTAACAGTATTGACGGGCTCATACAAGACGAACGACGAGGCTGTTCGAGCTATCCAAACAGAACTGGAGAAGTTCTATACGGAGAAGTATCCGGACATCTGGAAGTCGCGGCAGGGTGCAGTTCGCGCCGCTATCAGCGAAGTACAGCGTATCTACGAAACGACGATCTTCCCCGAAATGAAGGTTGACTGGCGGGTTCATCCAAACAACGTCGGGCACTTCTACTCATCCGGATGCTTTAGATGCCATGACGGCAACCACGTGAGCGCGGAAGGAAAGGTCATCACCAAGGACTGCAACGTCTGCCACACGATCATGGCCCAGATGGAGAGCGGCAAGCAGTTGATTCAAGTTGCGGAAGGCGCGAAGTTCACGCATCCAGTGGACCTTGGCGACCTGGGCGCGGTGAATTGTGCCGACTGCCACACCGGCGGAGTCGGGCCGTAA
- a CDS encoding NnrS family protein, translating to MNAFPTRIENAAGREMSPTEIFAISRQQEIGLSRMLTAYISVGLAFMLLPGTFLGVWNLFSISGHSSKIDPAWMQAHGHAQIFGWVATFILGIGFYSIPKLRGSGPFALSKPWLALALWVSGVGLRWFTNVYGWNWRIALPVSAVLEIAAFLVFFRAVSGHRPEKKEGGEKPRLAAWTLVVMMGTLGFLATLAANMYGAFATASRASSPAFEHHFDQKFLVLVAWGFLATTVWGFTARWIPTFIGLAAPRSRALLTAAAINLLGVLFAFFGMFRPASILALAGAIIAVYALRIFEPSIQPAKLNGVHPTLPIFIRSAYGWLLVAASLAIWAAFDGDRSGGIGGAGRHAMTVGFISMMIFAVGQRVLPAFSGMRLLFSKRLMFLSMLLASVGCTARVVSEVLAYPGYVAAAWHCLPISAVIELTAFALFALNLFVTFMRRPVVKPATLYSITARNSSIA from the coding sequence ATGAACGCATTTCCTACACGCATTGAAAACGCCGCCGGACGCGAGATGTCGCCGACCGAAATCTTCGCCATCTCGCGCCAGCAGGAGATCGGCCTTTCACGGATGCTGACCGCATACATCAGCGTGGGGCTTGCGTTCATGCTGCTGCCGGGAACCTTCCTGGGCGTCTGGAACCTTTTCTCCATCAGTGGACACTCTTCGAAGATTGACCCCGCCTGGATGCAGGCGCACGGTCACGCCCAGATCTTCGGATGGGTGGCCACGTTCATCCTCGGGATCGGGTTCTACTCGATTCCGAAACTGCGCGGGAGCGGACCATTTGCGCTCTCCAAGCCTTGGTTGGCTCTCGCGCTCTGGGTGAGCGGAGTTGGACTGAGGTGGTTCACGAACGTGTATGGCTGGAACTGGCGAATTGCATTGCCAGTTTCGGCTGTGTTGGAGATCGCAGCCTTCCTCGTCTTCTTCCGTGCTGTTTCGGGTCATCGCCCCGAAAAGAAGGAGGGAGGAGAAAAGCCGAGACTCGCAGCCTGGACTCTTGTGGTCATGATGGGGACTCTCGGCTTCCTTGCGACCCTTGCGGCGAATATGTACGGTGCGTTCGCGACGGCGTCGCGGGCAAGTTCGCCCGCCTTCGAACACCACTTCGACCAGAAGTTTCTCGTGCTGGTCGCCTGGGGATTCCTTGCAACCACCGTTTGGGGTTTCACTGCCCGGTGGATTCCAACTTTCATCGGGCTCGCCGCTCCCCGCAGCCGGGCACTACTGACGGCTGCGGCTATCAATCTACTTGGCGTGCTGTTCGCCTTCTTTGGAATGTTCCGTCCAGCGTCGATATTGGCGCTAGCTGGGGCAATCATTGCGGTCTACGCGCTTCGCATCTTCGAGCCCAGTATTCAACCAGCAAAACTGAATGGAGTCCATCCAACCCTGCCGATCTTCATCCGGTCAGCCTACGGATGGCTGCTGGTAGCGGCGTCGTTGGCAATCTGGGCGGCGTTTGACGGTGACCGTTCAGGCGGCATCGGCGGCGCCGGACGTCATGCGATGACCGTGGGATTCATCTCGATGATGATCTTCGCGGTCGGCCAGCGAGTTCTGCCGGCGTTTTCGGGAATGCGGCTTCTGTTCAGCAAGCGACTGATGTTCCTTTCCATGCTGCTGGCATCCGTGGGATGCACCGCACGCGTGGTTTCTGAAGTTCTTGCCTATCCCGGCTACGTAGCCGCGGCGTGGCATTGCCTGCCAATCTCCGCGGTCATTGAGTTGACCGCCTTTGCTTTATTTGCACTTAACCTGTTTGTTACCTTCATGCGCCGGCCTGTAGTGAAGCCGGCCACCCTGTACAGCATTACTGCTCGGAATTCATCCATCGCCTAG
- a CDS encoding radical SAM protein gives MQAEATKTSKKPDPEQFKPRLIFWEVTKGCNLRCIHCRATATELASPMDLPTGRAIEIIKQIADFANPILVLSGGEPLYRADIFDLAAFATQRGIRVALATNGTLVTKDVARKIKDSGVKRVSISLDGADAMTHDTFRGIPGAFDAAIYGMKNLQELGMSVQINMTIAKHNAKQLPAVVELARRLGADALHTFLLVPVGCGVDIAEEQMVSPQEYEQMLNWFYDQSKLGDLELKATCAPHYFRVVRQRRAQERREAVAAGSMTYGGGHAPEIGPSDMTMPGSNAVVLKPKGHHTGHPTGHPGGDPAMSAMTKGCLAGTGVCFISHEGEIFPCGYLPVLAGDLKKQPFSEIWNNSVVFEQLRDTGNLKGKCGCCEFRNVCMGCRARAFAATGDMLDPEPFCIYEPKMSPATSKA, from the coding sequence ATGCAAGCCGAAGCTACTAAAACCAGCAAAAAACCGGATCCGGAGCAGTTCAAACCCAGACTTATCTTCTGGGAAGTCACGAAGGGATGTAACCTGCGCTGTATCCATTGCCGCGCGACAGCCACAGAGCTGGCTTCGCCAATGGACCTCCCCACAGGCCGAGCTATCGAGATCATCAAGCAGATCGCCGATTTCGCAAACCCGATCCTGGTGCTGAGCGGCGGCGAGCCTCTGTATCGTGCCGACATCTTCGACCTTGCCGCGTTTGCCACTCAGCGCGGAATCCGTGTAGCTCTGGCGACGAACGGCACCTTGGTTACGAAGGACGTGGCCAGAAAAATCAAAGACTCGGGCGTGAAGCGCGTGTCGATCAGTCTGGACGGCGCCGATGCAATGACGCATGACACTTTCCGCGGAATCCCCGGCGCGTTTGATGCGGCGATCTACGGCATGAAGAACCTGCAAGAGCTGGGCATGTCCGTCCAGATCAACATGACGATCGCAAAGCATAATGCTAAGCAATTGCCTGCGGTGGTCGAATTGGCGCGCCGTCTCGGCGCAGATGCCCTGCACACCTTCCTGCTCGTCCCGGTGGGGTGCGGAGTCGATATCGCGGAAGAGCAGATGGTGTCGCCGCAAGAGTACGAGCAGATGTTGAACTGGTTCTACGACCAGTCGAAGCTCGGCGATCTGGAACTGAAGGCCACCTGTGCTCCGCATTACTTCCGCGTAGTCCGGCAGCGTCGTGCGCAGGAACGCCGTGAAGCAGTCGCGGCCGGCAGTATGACGTACGGCGGAGGTCACGCTCCCGAGATTGGTCCGTCGGATATGACTATGCCCGGGTCGAATGCAGTTGTGCTTAAGCCGAAGGGTCACCATACCGGACACCCCACAGGCCATCCCGGCGGAGATCCTGCGATGAGTGCAATGACGAAGGGCTGCCTCGCCGGAACCGGCGTCTGCTTCATTTCGCATGAAGGAGAAATCTTCCCGTGCGGCTACCTGCCCGTGCTTGCCGGAGATTTGAAGAAGCAGCCATTCTCGGAAATTTGGAACAACTCGGTGGTATTCGAGCAGCTGCGCGATACTGGCAATCTGAAGGGAAAATGCGGTTGCTGCGAGTTCCGCAACGTCTGCATGGGCTGCCGGGCACGCGCCTTCGCCGCTACCGGCGACATGCTTGATCCCGAACCGTTCTGCATTTATGAGCCCAAGATGAGTCCTGCCACAAGCAAGGCCTGA
- a CDS encoding cytochrome c3 family protein has protein sequence MPHTTRLAAAFRRITGYFWFRALLVLVLVGVSFAFLVTRSAASPKPAPANEQNDTCLACHGEKSMTTKHGSRTVSLFVDNKRFGGSVHGSLNCTSCHADLEGQDLPHGTPKKVVCGTCHSSEQELHQKSLHGKAIARGSTLAPRCVDCHGNHEIYPVKDARSSVAPLKVPFLCGKCHREGTAVQANPNISQHNIIENYSESIHGEALLKKGLSVAPNCASCHTPHSILPHTDPGSSIARRNIAKTCTKCHSQIEQVHRKVIRGELWEKESHVLPACVDCHQPHKIRNVFYEQGMADADCMRCHSNQGLKSKDGRSMFVKAQEVAGSRHAKVACSQCHSEVNASRVRACETITKKVDCSKCHEEVGQQYQRSKHGQLFAAQDSNAPTCRECHGTHGILGKRNPDSATFPTNVPQLCGKCHREGAKAAVRYTGEQREIIQHYSESIHGKGLLKSGLTVTATCTNCHTAHRELPKSDPESTVNPKNVPSTCGQCHHGIEEQFVNSVHSASVTKTDKKLPVCSDCHTAHSINRADQDKFKLEIMGKCGQCHEEIAKTYFDTYHGKVSRLGYTKTAKCYDCHGAHDILRIADPNSHLSRANVVKTCQKCHTGATRRFAGYLTHATHHDPKKYPFLFWAFWGMTALLVSTFVIGGAHTLLWLPKALQMRRELKAQEKNGNSGETAENTDPNAKPGGEAQ, from the coding sequence ATGCCGCACACAACTAGGCTAGCTGCCGCCTTTCGGCGGATTACCGGATATTTCTGGTTCCGGGCATTGCTCGTACTCGTGCTGGTGGGCGTGTCATTCGCATTCCTGGTGACACGTTCCGCCGCGAGTCCAAAACCCGCCCCGGCAAACGAACAGAACGACACCTGCCTTGCGTGTCATGGAGAGAAGTCCATGACGACGAAGCATGGTTCGCGGACTGTCTCTTTGTTTGTGGACAACAAGAGGTTCGGCGGATCGGTACATGGATCCCTGAACTGTACATCGTGCCACGCTGACCTTGAAGGACAAGACCTGCCGCATGGCACTCCTAAAAAGGTCGTTTGCGGGACTTGCCATAGCAGCGAACAGGAACTGCACCAGAAGTCGCTTCATGGGAAGGCGATTGCGCGGGGCAGCACATTGGCTCCGCGCTGTGTGGACTGTCACGGGAATCACGAAATCTACCCGGTCAAAGATGCGCGGTCTTCCGTTGCGCCGTTAAAGGTTCCATTCCTCTGCGGAAAGTGCCACCGGGAAGGAACGGCGGTCCAGGCCAATCCAAATATCAGCCAGCACAACATCATCGAGAACTACTCCGAGAGTATTCACGGTGAAGCGCTGTTGAAAAAGGGGTTGTCGGTTGCGCCGAACTGCGCGTCGTGTCACACGCCTCACTCGATCCTGCCGCATACCGATCCAGGGTCTTCCATCGCGCGCAGGAACATCGCCAAGACCTGTACCAAGTGTCACTCGCAAATCGAACAGGTACACCGGAAAGTGATCCGCGGCGAACTGTGGGAGAAAGAATCGCACGTACTACCGGCGTGCGTGGATTGTCACCAGCCACACAAGATCCGCAACGTCTTCTACGAGCAGGGTATGGCGGACGCAGATTGTATGCGCTGCCACTCAAATCAGGGACTCAAATCAAAAGACGGACGTTCCATGTTCGTCAAAGCCCAGGAAGTCGCAGGCTCCCGGCACGCCAAAGTTGCGTGCAGCCAATGCCACTCGGAAGTGAACGCTTCGCGAGTACGCGCCTGCGAGACCATCACCAAGAAAGTGGACTGCAGCAAATGCCACGAAGAAGTTGGGCAACAATACCAGCGCAGTAAGCACGGCCAACTCTTTGCGGCACAGGACAGCAACGCCCCCACATGCCGGGAGTGTCACGGCACGCATGGAATTCTCGGCAAGCGTAATCCTGACTCAGCGACGTTCCCGACTAACGTTCCACAGCTTTGCGGCAAATGTCACCGTGAGGGCGCCAAGGCTGCGGTGCGCTATACCGGCGAACAGCGCGAGATCATTCAGCACTACTCGGAGAGTATTCACGGCAAAGGTCTGTTGAAGAGCGGCCTAACGGTCACGGCTACCTGCACCAACTGTCACACGGCACACCGTGAACTGCCGAAGTCTGACCCTGAATCGACCGTCAACCCGAAGAACGTCCCCTCGACTTGCGGCCAGTGCCACCACGGGATCGAAGAGCAGTTCGTCAACAGCGTGCACTCGGCGAGTGTTACCAAGACGGACAAGAAACTGCCGGTTTGCTCCGATTGCCACACAGCGCACTCGATCAATCGAGCTGACCAGGACAAGTTCAAGCTCGAGATCATGGGGAAATGCGGCCAGTGTCACGAGGAAATTGCGAAGACGTACTTTGACACTTATCACGGCAAGGTTTCGCGGCTTGGCTACACCAAGACGGCGAAGTGCTACGACTGCCACGGCGCGCACGACATCCTGAGGATCGCCGATCCAAACTCGCACCTGAGTCGTGCGAATGTGGTGAAGACATGCCAGAAGTGCCACACTGGCGCCACTCGCCGGTTTGCCGGATACCTGACGCACGCTACTCACCACGATCCGAAGAAGTACCCGTTCCTTTTCTGGGCGTTCTGGGGCATGACTGCACTGCTGGTATCCACGTTCGTTATCGGCGGCGCGCACACCCTGCTCTGGCTGCCGAAAGCACTACAGATGAGGCGCGAACTCAAGGCGCAGGAGAAAAACGGCAATAGCGGCGAAACCGCAGAGAATACTGATCCGAACGCGAAACCGGGTGGAGAGGCCCAATAG
- a CDS encoding cytochrome b/b6 domain-containing protein, translated as MRTAKVLSVFILLFAIGAFAKEKPAPQDKTAECLSCHSDASLAKDVDGKPVSLHVDEGKFKNSLHGSMFGCTDCHTDVKGFPHDPAPAKVDCSTCHADQVAGYKASVHGEALAKGNKQAATCVSCHGSLHEVVPASDPKSPVAHQNIPKTCGTCHGQKFVMESSGRSSAPFFSYEESVHGKAVSAGSGKAAVCTDCHGAHEVLNAANPKSSIFKFNVPNTCGKCHENVKTEFMGSIHGQAITKGVSSSPVCTDCHGIHGIKSHIDPNSSVSAQNLARTTCAKCHEGVRLSEDFGIAGGRASSYNASYHGLASKMGSKTAANCASCHGVHNILPSSDPKSTIAQANLTATCGQCHPGAGDNFVKGKIHIQAPLSADVGSIAVNWTRRIYLGFIFGTIGFMLLHNVLIWRKKAAAKRKDPRRIVVRMEKEQRIQHLILLVSFITLVITGFALKYPESMFSRALLMGEFVRSWVHRIAGTTLILVSVYHVFYLAAKKSGRQMMMDMLPVPKDATDIVENLRYYLGLGGKPAHFHRFTYGEKMEYWALVWGTFVMASTGLMLWFKVGFGNLVPRWWLDVATAIHFYEAILATLAIVVWHFYQVIFDPDVYPMNWAWYDGKMSVELYSHEHSLDQDTIVASVGKAAEHAEGDGEAVIASDSKTGKSDAAHN; from the coding sequence ATGCGAACCGCCAAGGTCTTATCTGTCTTTATCCTGTTGTTTGCGATCGGCGCCTTTGCCAAGGAGAAGCCCGCGCCGCAGGATAAAACTGCGGAATGTCTGTCCTGCCACAGCGATGCAAGCCTCGCGAAAGATGTGGACGGCAAGCCGGTCAGCCTGCACGTAGACGAAGGAAAATTCAAGAACTCGCTCCATGGCAGCATGTTTGGTTGTACCGACTGCCACACCGACGTGAAGGGTTTTCCGCACGATCCGGCGCCGGCGAAGGTCGACTGCTCCACCTGTCACGCTGATCAGGTCGCAGGCTATAAGGCGAGCGTACACGGGGAAGCTCTAGCGAAAGGCAACAAGCAGGCGGCCACGTGCGTTTCGTGTCACGGAAGCCTGCATGAAGTGGTTCCTGCGAGCGACCCGAAGTCTCCGGTCGCGCACCAGAACATCCCCAAGACCTGCGGCACCTGTCACGGCCAGAAGTTCGTGATGGAATCCAGCGGACGATCGAGCGCGCCGTTCTTCTCTTACGAAGAGAGCGTACACGGTAAGGCGGTTTCGGCTGGCTCCGGCAAGGCTGCGGTTTGCACTGACTGCCATGGAGCTCATGAAGTCCTGAACGCTGCGAATCCCAAGAGTTCCATCTTCAAGTTCAACGTTCCAAACACGTGCGGTAAGTGTCACGAAAATGTGAAGACGGAGTTCATGGGCAGCATCCACGGACAGGCGATCACGAAGGGCGTTTCTTCGTCGCCCGTTTGTACGGATTGCCACGGAATTCACGGCATCAAATCGCACATCGATCCGAATTCTTCGGTGTCGGCACAGAACCTCGCACGCACCACCTGCGCAAAGTGCCACGAAGGCGTGAGACTGTCGGAAGATTTCGGCATTGCCGGCGGACGCGCGAGTTCCTACAACGCGAGCTACCACGGACTTGCCTCGAAGATGGGATCCAAGACGGCCGCCAATTGCGCAAGCTGCCACGGGGTCCACAACATTCTGCCGTCTTCCGACCCGAAATCCACTATCGCCCAGGCCAACCTGACTGCGACGTGCGGACAATGCCATCCCGGCGCGGGCGATAACTTCGTAAAAGGAAAGATTCACATCCAGGCTCCGCTTTCGGCGGATGTCGGCAGCATCGCCGTGAACTGGACGAGGCGAATCTATCTTGGGTTCATCTTCGGAACGATCGGCTTCATGCTTCTGCACAACGTACTGATCTGGCGGAAGAAGGCGGCCGCGAAGCGTAAGGATCCTCGCCGAATTGTCGTCCGAATGGAGAAAGAACAGCGCATTCAGCACCTTATTCTTCTGGTTTCGTTTATCACGCTGGTGATCACCGGATTCGCGCTGAAGTATCCGGAATCGATGTTCTCACGCGCGTTACTGATGGGCGAATTCGTGCGGAGCTGGGTACACCGTATTGCGGGTACCACGCTGATTCTGGTCTCCGTCTATCACGTCTTTTATCTGGCAGCGAAAAAGAGCGGCCGGCAAATGATGATGGATATGCTACCGGTCCCGAAGGACGCAACTGACATCGTCGAGAATTTGCGTTACTACCTCGGACTGGGCGGCAAGCCGGCGCACTTCCACCGCTTTACCTATGGCGAAAAGATGGAGTATTGGGCACTGGTCTGGGGCACGTTCGTGATGGCCTCCACTGGCCTGATGCTTTGGTTCAAGGTCGGCTTCGGCAACCTCGTGCCGCGGTGGTGGCTTGACGTTGCGACCGCGATCCACTTTTACGAGGCAATTCTGGCGACGCTCGCCATTGTGGTCTGGCACTTCTATCAGGTCATCTTCGATCCGGATGTCTATCCGATGAACTGGGCCTGGTACGACGGAAAGATGTCGGTGGAGCTCTACAGCCACGAGCACTCGCTTGATCAGGACACGATTGTTGCGTCGGTCGGCAAGGCTGCCGAGCACGCCGAAGGCGACGGCGAAGCTGTGATCGCCAGCGACTCCAAGACGGGAAAATCGGATGCCGCACACAACTAG
- the ric gene encoding iron-sulfur cluster repair di-iron protein yields MYDVSKTVREFALEVPQATRVFEKLGIDYCCGGGKTLSDACDQAKIPVDEVLRRLSERGAQPAGDANWTQATLSDLIDHIVTRHHGYVKQELPRLEQLLNKVATKHGERHPELNEIKPIFARLSDELTSHMMKEENILFPYIKQLEGSATDSGRVRAPMFGTVRNPIHMMEIEHDSAGDCLAEMRELSSGYQAPEEGCFSYKTLYQALADFELDLHQHIHLENNILFPRAIAIEAGQ; encoded by the coding sequence ATGTACGACGTTTCCAAAACCGTCCGTGAATTTGCGTTAGAAGTGCCGCAGGCGACCCGGGTATTCGAAAAGCTCGGAATCGACTACTGCTGCGGGGGTGGCAAAACTCTTTCCGACGCGTGTGACCAGGCAAAAATCCCGGTCGATGAAGTACTCCGCCGCCTGAGCGAGCGTGGCGCGCAGCCTGCGGGCGACGCGAACTGGACGCAGGCAACGCTCAGTGACCTGATCGATCACATCGTGACCAGGCACCACGGCTACGTTAAACAGGAACTGCCTCGACTGGAACAACTACTGAACAAGGTGGCCACCAAACACGGGGAACGGCATCCCGAACTGAACGAGATCAAACCCATTTTTGCGCGCCTCAGTGATGAACTCACCTCACACATGATGAAGGAAGAGAACATCCTGTTTCCGTACATCAAGCAACTGGAAGGTTCGGCCACCGACTCGGGACGCGTGCGCGCGCCGATGTTTGGCACTGTGCGCAACCCCATCCACATGATGGAGATCGAGCACGACTCGGCCGGCGATTGCCTGGCAGAGATGCGCGAACTCAGTTCCGGCTACCAGGCGCCTGAGGAAGGCTGCTTCAGCTACAAGACGCTGTACCAGGCTCTCGCGGACTTCGAACTCGACCTGCATCAGCACATCCACCTCGAAAACAACATTCTCTTCCCTCGCGCGATCGCGATCGAGGCGGGACAGTAA